In Gammaproteobacteria bacterium (ex Lamellibrachia satsuma), a single genomic region encodes these proteins:
- a CDS encoding YeeE/YedE family protein — protein sequence MQLPVLSTSLVIVVPLLFTTEPRLTLLLLIGVALGITLQHAAFGFTSAYRRFILYRDTAALNAQLIMLAVATLLFAPILSSGTVFGHGVAGAVAPAGLQVAAGAFLFGIGMQLGDGCGSGTLYKAGGGAPRMLITLIAFCAGSFWASLHMGWWQQLPSLQTQSLAEPLGYPTAVSIQLAFFALLALLLRRWRSRQKPATTPPQRGWQRLLSGPWPLVMGALLLALLNFATLLTAGHPWTITWAFTLWGAKAAVLLGWDPSSAPFWSGAFQQSALQADILQDVTSVMNIGILLGALAAAGLGGRFSPSFRIPLRSLAAAIIGGLLMGYGARIAYGCNIGAFFSGIASLSLHGWLWIACALLGSALGVRWRPRLGLSN from the coding sequence ATGCAGCTGCCTGTACTGTCAACGTCGCTGGTCATCGTGGTTCCGCTCTTATTCACCACCGAGCCACGCCTCACACTGCTGCTCCTGATTGGCGTCGCCCTCGGCATCACCCTGCAACATGCCGCCTTCGGTTTTACCAGCGCCTACCGGCGTTTTATACTTTACCGTGATACCGCCGCATTAAATGCCCAACTGATCATGCTAGCAGTCGCCACGCTGCTGTTCGCGCCGATTCTAAGCAGTGGCACTGTTTTTGGGCATGGCGTGGCAGGTGCTGTGGCTCCAGCAGGCCTACAGGTTGCTGCAGGTGCCTTTCTGTTCGGTATCGGCATGCAACTCGGCGACGGCTGCGGCTCAGGCACCCTCTACAAGGCAGGCGGTGGCGCACCGCGAATGCTGATCACCCTCATCGCCTTTTGTGCAGGATCCTTCTGGGCAAGTCTTCACATGGGATGGTGGCAACAGCTTCCATCGCTACAGACCCAATCGCTCGCCGAACCCTTGGGATACCCTACTGCGGTCTCAATCCAGTTAGCGTTTTTCGCCCTGCTTGCCCTGCTGCTACGTCGCTGGCGCAGCCGACAGAAACCCGCTACCACCCCACCGCAGAGAGGCTGGCAGCGTTTGTTATCAGGCCCTTGGCCTCTGGTCATGGGTGCCCTGCTGCTCGCGCTGCTCAATTTCGCAACCCTGCTGACAGCTGGCCATCCCTGGACTATTACCTGGGCCTTTACCCTGTGGGGTGCCAAGGCGGCAGTCCTTCTCGGCTGGGATCCGTCCAGTGCACCATTCTGGAGTGGGGCTTTTCAGCAGTCGGCGCTACAGGCCGACATCCTGCAGGATGTCACCTCGGTGATGAATATCGGCATCCTGCTCGGGGCATTGGCCGCCGCCGGACTGGGAGGCCGATTCTCGCCCTCATTCCGCATCCCCCTGCGTTCGCTTGCTGCCGCCATCATTGGTGGTCTTTTGATGGGTTATGGTGCCCGCATCGCCTATGGTTGCAATATTGGCGCTTTTTTCTCGGGCATCGCTTCCCTTAGCCTGCACGGCTGGCTCTGGATCGCCTGCGCCCTGCTCGGCAGCGCACTGGGCGTACGCTGGCGACCCCGTCTTGGACTTTCAAACTGA
- a CDS encoding cytochrome C peroxidase, translated as MKIHNPCNPCAAKNPCGAKNPCAAKNPCAAKNPCGAGKVTRPADYKPYRGNSAALAAEGSKLFKDTRLSTNGMSCNTCHNNNASYQATFAEPYPHYVRMADDQQKLKSVHADEMVQLCMMGPMNAKALAWDSRELAALTGYVLAQQKSFTKTHKMGAMNPCAAKNPCGAKNPCAAKNPCGAKNPCAAKNPCGAKNPCAPRNPCSAKMH; from the coding sequence ATGAAGATACACAATCCCTGCAATCCCTGTGCGGCAAAAAACCCTTGTGGTGCAAAGAATCCATGTGCCGCCAAGAATCCCTGTGCTGCGAAAAATCCCTGCGGGGCTGGAAAAGTGACCCGACCAGCCGACTACAAGCCTTACCGAGGCAACAGTGCGGCCCTTGCAGCCGAAGGAAGCAAGCTGTTCAAGGACACCCGCCTGAGCACCAATGGCATGTCGTGTAATACCTGCCACAATAATAACGCCTCTTACCAGGCTACCTTCGCTGAGCCCTACCCTCACTATGTACGCATGGCCGATGACCAGCAGAAGCTGAAATCCGTCCATGCCGACGAGATGGTGCAGCTCTGCATGATGGGTCCCATGAATGCCAAAGCATTGGCCTGGGACTCAAGAGAGCTGGCCGCCCTCACCGGCTATGTTCTGGCACAGCAGAAGAGCTTCACCAAGACCCACAAGATGGGCGCAATGAATCCTTGTGCCGCCAAGAACCCATGTGGCGCAAAAAATCCCTGTGCCGCCAAGAATCCTTGTGGGGCAAAAAACCCTTGTGCCGCCAAGAATCCATGTGGGGCGAAAAACCCTTGCGCGCCAAGAAATCCTTGCTCTGCAAAGATGCACTAA